In a genomic window of Methylobacter sp. YRD-M1:
- a CDS encoding L,D-transpeptidase family protein gives MFTLEEQLKISMSHSKSTAFRPSLLITILLSSVLSGCQLMPSFGPSEAPPAAVSLPKQENIESHNFQLGDGQNIVGSLATVDIRENDTLPDIARHYGLGYNDITIANARIDPWTPQPGSQALLPLRFILPEAPHKGIVLNLANMRLFFYPQKQPDTLFTYPVGIGRQGWNTPMGSTKIIAKRANPTWTVPESIHREHAEKGDTLPKVVRSGPDNPLGKYAMPLGFSGYLIHGTNKPYGIGMQISHGCVQLYPEDIEVLFNKSKVGMPVQIVHQPYLAAWDQDMLYLEAHEPLQKWAKQKPKLKKKLIDELKRISTEQNVSVDWEKVDRIIERADGVPTPILVGSPDIAELTTAAVQLDHPDQLYGQPVVEELKESDWTLLAATFDNETEAQQLAAMLTHQGPPIPARKMEKNGVYQVIAGPFKNKKEVKTVAQRIRMDFELDAKPLKPGEVN, from the coding sequence ATGTTTACCTTAGAAGAACAATTAAAAATCAGCATGTCCCATTCAAAATCAACAGCTTTCCGGCCTTCACTTTTAATAACCATATTGCTCAGCAGTGTTCTGTCCGGCTGTCAGCTCATGCCGTCCTTTGGCCCTTCGGAAGCACCGCCGGCCGCCGTCTCGTTGCCGAAGCAGGAAAACATTGAATCCCACAATTTCCAGCTGGGTGACGGCCAGAACATAGTGGGCTCACTGGCGACTGTCGATATACGTGAGAATGATACCTTGCCCGATATTGCCCGACACTATGGCCTGGGTTATAACGACATTACAATAGCCAACGCCCGGATTGATCCCTGGACGCCCCAACCGGGCAGTCAGGCGCTGCTGCCTTTGCGCTTTATTCTGCCCGAGGCGCCTCATAAGGGCATCGTGCTGAACCTGGCCAATATGCGGCTGTTCTTCTACCCTCAAAAACAACCGGATACCTTATTCACTTATCCGGTCGGTATCGGCCGCCAGGGCTGGAATACACCAATGGGCTCAACCAAAATCATCGCCAAGAGAGCCAACCCGACCTGGACCGTACCTGAGTCGATACACCGTGAGCATGCCGAGAAAGGCGATACGCTCCCGAAAGTTGTGCGCTCCGGTCCCGACAATCCACTCGGCAAATACGCCATGCCGCTCGGCTTCTCCGGATATTTGATTCATGGCACCAATAAGCCCTATGGCATCGGCATGCAGATCAGCCATGGTTGCGTGCAGCTTTATCCCGAAGATATCGAGGTTCTGTTCAATAAATCCAAAGTCGGCATGCCGGTACAGATTGTTCATCAGCCTTATCTGGCGGCATGGGATCAGGACATGCTTTACCTTGAAGCGCATGAACCGCTGCAAAAATGGGCCAAGCAAAAACCCAAGCTGAAAAAGAAATTGATCGACGAATTGAAACGGATCAGCACCGAGCAAAACGTATCCGTCGATTGGGAAAAAGTCGACCGTATCATCGAACGCGCGGACGGCGTTCCCACACCGATATTGGTCGGCAGCCCCGATATAGCAGAGCTAACGACAGCGGCCGTGCAACTGGATCACCCCGACCAGCTCTATGGCCAGCCTGTTGTCGAAGAATTGAAGGAAAGCGACTGGACTCTGTTAGCGGCCACTTTCGATAACGAAACCGAAGCCCAACAACTGGCCGCAATGCTGACGCATCAGGGGCCGCCGATCCCGGCGCGCAAAATGGAGAAAAACGGCGTCTACCAGGTAATCGCAGGCCCATTCAAGAATAAAAAGGAAGTCAAGACAGTGGCGCAACGCATACGCATGGATTTCGAGCTGGATGCCAAGCCGTTGAAGCCCGGTGAAGTCAATTAA
- a CDS encoding putative bifunctional diguanylate cyclase/phosphodiesterase produces the protein MTLSDFIRTNSELIISRWEAFAKSIPVARYMDSSELRDHAKGILLTIATDLDHTQTSLEQREKSEGRASHEMEETEAREHGYARLSAEFSISETMSEFRALRASVMQLWTDSAMISSQIASDDIIRFNEAIDQAITESLERYSRLFDALLSSSPDLNYIIDIRGRIAYANKAMTRLFNMSQNEIVGKNYFDLGVTNAAEVHKVLQQVLDTRESHHGEMSLATSDETELIFEYIFAPVINADGYLDAIAGTARNITERKVSEKEAIRSANYDRLTGLANRTYFLEHLDQDIRRSERSGLPIALLFIDLDGFKSVNDREGHDAGDLLLQQVAQRIVGCVRGTDMVARLGGDEFTVILNDVNKVLRVEILAQEMLEDIAKPFSILGKDIHISASIGISLFPQDAATPGELIRNADQAMYVAKGAGRSRFSFFTVAMRDAAWAHLRMIDELRRAIPQNELAVYYQPIVDLADEKIVKAEALLRWHHPKLGLIRPNEFIGLAEETGLIVEIGEWVLNDAMKCAQEWSTLLGTPFQISVNKSSVEFIHKAPMKDWDIRLAALALPWNSLSIEITEEVLINESSTVRDKLDYLRRAGVQLSIDNFGMGYSSITSLKRLNVDFLKIDMSFVHDMLTSKDSCSIVEIIIMMAHKLGLKVIAEGVETVEQRDCLKAAECDYAQGYLFSEPVSSPDLEKLLKLGKALHPVQT, from the coding sequence ATGACTCTGTCTGATTTTATTCGCACCAATAGCGAACTTATCATTTCGAGATGGGAGGCGTTTGCGAAATCCATTCCCGTTGCGCGCTATATGGATAGCTCAGAGCTGCGAGACCATGCGAAGGGAATTTTGCTTACCATTGCCACCGATCTTGACCACACTCAAACCTCTCTTGAACAGAGGGAGAAATCAGAAGGCAGGGCTTCGCACGAGATGGAGGAAACCGAAGCCCGTGAACACGGCTATGCTCGCTTGTCAGCGGAGTTCAGCATTAGCGAGACCATGTCCGAATTCCGGGCGCTTCGAGCAAGTGTTATGCAACTCTGGACCGATTCGGCGATGATATCATCACAAATCGCCAGCGACGATATAATCCGATTTAACGAAGCAATCGATCAAGCAATAACTGAGTCGCTTGAGCGGTACTCTCGGCTGTTTGATGCGCTTCTGTCCTCATCGCCTGATCTAAATTACATCATTGATATCAGAGGCCGAATAGCTTACGCGAATAAAGCCATGACCCGTTTGTTCAACATGTCGCAGAACGAAATTGTTGGTAAAAATTACTTTGATCTCGGTGTGACTAATGCTGCTGAGGTTCATAAGGTGTTGCAGCAGGTGCTGGATACGAGGGAGAGTCATCATGGCGAAATGTCATTGGCAACATCGGATGAGACAGAATTGATATTTGAATATATCTTTGCTCCTGTTATCAATGCCGATGGGTATTTGGACGCAATTGCAGGAACGGCGCGAAACATTACTGAACGTAAAGTATCAGAAAAAGAAGCCATCCGCAGTGCGAATTATGACCGGCTGACTGGCTTGGCAAATCGTACCTACTTCCTTGAGCATCTGGATCAGGATATCAGACGCTCTGAGCGAAGTGGGCTGCCGATTGCCTTGCTTTTTATTGATCTGGATGGCTTCAAAAGCGTTAATGATCGGGAGGGCCATGATGCTGGCGACCTGCTGCTGCAGCAGGTCGCGCAGCGAATCGTTGGCTGTGTGCGGGGCACGGATATGGTTGCACGCCTCGGCGGCGATGAATTCACCGTGATCCTCAATGATGTCAACAAGGTTCTGCGTGTCGAAATTTTAGCGCAGGAAATGCTTGAGGATATCGCCAAGCCGTTTTCTATCCTTGGAAAGGATATCCATATATCCGCCAGCATCGGCATTTCGCTCTTTCCACAGGATGCGGCCACGCCGGGAGAACTGATAAGAAACGCGGACCAGGCAATGTACGTGGCAAAAGGCGCAGGGCGAAGCCGCTTCAGTTTTTTTACAGTGGCTATGCGAGATGCCGCTTGGGCGCACCTGAGAATGATCGATGAACTGCGCCGTGCCATACCGCAAAACGAGCTGGCCGTTTATTACCAGCCCATTGTCGATCTTGCGGATGAAAAGATTGTCAAGGCGGAAGCGCTATTGCGATGGCATCATCCGAAATTAGGGCTTATACGTCCTAATGAGTTCATCGGGCTAGCGGAGGAAACAGGGCTAATTGTTGAAATTGGCGAATGGGTGCTGAATGATGCCATGAAGTGCGCCCAAGAATGGAGTACCTTGCTTGGAACACCATTCCAGATTAGTGTCAATAAATCATCGGTGGAGTTCATTCACAAAGCGCCGATGAAAGACTGGGACATTCGTCTGGCAGCGCTCGCCTTGCCATGGAATAGTCTTTCGATCGAGATTACGGAAGAGGTCTTGATAAACGAATCGTCAACTGTCAGGGATAAGCTGGACTATCTTAGAAGGGCTGGGGTTCAGCTGTCTATCGACAACTTTGGCATGGGCTACTCATCCATTACCTCTCTGAAGAGATTAAATGTTGATTTTTTGAAGATAGATATGTCATTTGTGCATGACATGTTGACAAGCAAGGATAGCTGCTCCATCGTAGAAATAATCATCATGATGGCGCATAAGCTCGGACTGAAAGTGATTGCCGAAGGTGTGGAAACAGTCGAGCAAAGAGACTGCCTAAAAGCGGCGGAATGCGACTATGCGCAGGGTTATCTTTTTTCGGAGCCGGTTTCATCGCCGGATCTGGAAAAATTACTGAAACTGGGTAAAGCGCTGCATCCCGTGCAGACATAA